Proteins from a single region of Parabacteroides sp. FAFU027:
- a CDS encoding DUF4494 domain-containing protein, translating into MNWFECKIRYEKTMENGMIKKVTEPYLVDALSFTEAEARIIKEMTPFISGEFTVSNITRANISEIFEDETGDKWYKAKVLFVTIDERSAAEKKTASYMLIQAIDFKSAMANLEEGMKGTMADYTIAQINETAIMDIFPFAAVAEN; encoded by the coding sequence ATGAATTGGTTTGAATGCAAAATCAGATACGAGAAAACAATGGAAAACGGCATGATTAAAAAGGTAACTGAGCCGTATCTGGTTGACGCTTTATCATTTACAGAAGCTGAAGCTCGTATCATCAAAGAGATGACTCCGTTTATCAGCGGTGAATTTACCGTATCAAACATCACCCGCGCCAACATCAGCGAAATCTTCGAAGACGAAACGGGCGACAAATGGTACAAAGCAAAAGTGTTGTTTGTTACTATCGACGAGCGTAGCGCTGCCGAGAAAAAAACAGCATCTTACATGTTGATTCAGGCAATCGACTTTAAATCAGCAATGGCTAACCTCGAAGAAGGTATGAAAGGAACGATGGCTGACTATACAATTGCCCAAATCAACGAAACGGCAATCATGGACATCTTCCCGTTTGCTGCTGTGGCTGAGAATTAA